From a single Paenibacillus sp. FSL R5-0345 genomic region:
- a CDS encoding LuxR C-terminal-related transcriptional regulator encodes MSRFLDENRAKVTLIAASAGFGKTTLAAEWARIHADEVAWLSLDISDNHLVRFWLSVHAAIQRIASSFLSRLDLFLQSVRDGSVETAISLLLNELYSLPSAITLIVDDYHTITNQSVHESMGFFIGHLPDHVKLVILSRTRPPLSLSRLRVQQELLELSNDDLRFTFEEINELQSQSLRDQLTPEELLLLEQKTEGWVAGLILAFLSFSEKLDRTAYMNTFSGNSRNIFDYLLDEVLSRQSTEVQNFLLVTSILNSFSPSLAAAVMDQSGAEKQLQEVEEARLFIVPLDDTRSWFRYHHLFAEMLKTRLSKKMSSAEIVNLHRRAAIWYDQEGLALEAIQHAFEAKEYVLSASCMDRHFNSIIKNGDESILLDLLDMLPIKNMIVHPDLFYFQAGSMAVSGRTDDAKRFLHKVERFMEEEFFIPDKEQAVVQMRLDLYRASIAFYQGDVDTFVELLDQNREGIERFSSIVKVVNMGEALLFRGPIGFGGRLKKMAYLSAKVSTSEERRALIHFALQGHGFIFLSDLFYEWNRLDDASVQVEKALVMCNSSEQVSVWVPGVILQSKILTALGHIEEAAVVLRMAIKDLKQHLSPRWERLLEAAHIRILLSQGLVNSGDEWLAKSHISTTDKPNVTREYEQITLARILMARQAFNEAIPWLNKLLSEARRTDRMGSQIEILLLLAVSYEILSKNSQAFEALEQALKLAEPEGYIRIFLDEGVPLTRLLQRYLSERSTTSDVDYVHQLLQSYQLEPLYNFTSKAMRTSDSSIAFHFTKRELELMFFIVEGLSNDEIASRLFLSPGTVKRYIHNIYQKLDVKNRVQAVSKIREHQLL; translated from the coding sequence ATGTCCAGGTTCTTGGATGAGAATCGTGCTAAGGTGACGCTTATTGCTGCTTCTGCAGGCTTTGGCAAAACAACACTTGCGGCTGAATGGGCGCGTATCCATGCTGATGAAGTGGCTTGGCTATCGCTGGATATTTCAGATAATCATCTCGTCCGTTTCTGGTTAAGTGTACATGCTGCTATTCAAAGAATCGCTTCGTCCTTCTTAAGTCGATTAGATTTGTTCCTCCAGTCTGTTCGTGATGGATCTGTAGAGACTGCGATCTCACTTCTACTAAATGAGCTTTATTCCCTTCCCAGTGCAATTACCCTTATTGTAGATGACTATCATACGATTACTAATCAATCGGTTCACGAGAGCATGGGCTTTTTTATCGGACATCTCCCAGATCATGTGAAGCTTGTGATATTAAGTAGAACACGCCCACCGCTCTCATTATCCCGCTTAAGAGTGCAACAGGAATTACTGGAACTGAGCAATGACGACCTGAGGTTTACGTTTGAAGAAATAAATGAACTTCAGTCTCAATCCTTAAGGGATCAGCTTACACCTGAAGAGCTATTATTACTTGAGCAAAAGACAGAAGGCTGGGTAGCGGGTTTGATTCTAGCTTTTCTCTCCTTCTCAGAGAAACTAGATCGCACAGCGTATATGAATACTTTTTCAGGGAACTCACGCAATATTTTCGATTATTTATTGGATGAAGTCCTCTCTAGGCAGTCGACCGAAGTACAAAATTTCTTACTAGTAACGTCTATATTGAATTCCTTTAGTCCTTCTCTAGCAGCGGCTGTGATGGATCAATCGGGTGCGGAGAAGCAATTACAGGAAGTTGAAGAAGCACGTCTTTTCATCGTACCGCTTGACGACACTAGATCGTGGTTCCGTTATCATCATCTATTCGCGGAAATGTTAAAAACTAGACTATCCAAAAAAATGAGTTCAGCAGAGATTGTAAACTTACATAGAAGAGCAGCAATTTGGTACGACCAGGAAGGATTAGCATTAGAAGCTATACAACATGCGTTTGAAGCAAAGGAATATGTGCTTTCAGCATCCTGTATGGACAGACATTTCAATTCGATTATTAAAAATGGCGATGAATCTATATTGCTAGATTTATTGGATATGTTGCCTATCAAGAATATGATCGTGCATCCTGATCTTTTCTATTTTCAAGCAGGGTCGATGGCAGTCTCCGGACGAACAGATGATGCCAAACGCTTTTTACACAAGGTAGAGCGTTTCATGGAAGAGGAATTCTTTATTCCTGATAAAGAACAAGCTGTAGTTCAAATGCGATTGGATCTTTATCGTGCTTCCATTGCCTTTTATCAGGGGGACGTCGATACGTTTGTTGAACTGTTGGATCAGAACAGAGAAGGCATAGAGCGATTTTCTTCTATAGTAAAAGTAGTAAATATGGGGGAAGCTCTTTTATTTCGTGGCCCGATAGGATTCGGTGGAAGATTGAAGAAAATGGCGTATTTATCAGCTAAAGTCTCAACGTCTGAGGAAAGAAGAGCATTGATTCATTTTGCGTTACAAGGGCATGGATTTATATTTTTGTCGGATCTATTTTATGAATGGAACCGTCTTGATGATGCAAGCGTCCAAGTGGAAAAAGCGCTTGTTATGTGTAATTCCTCGGAACAAGTGAGCGTGTGGGTGCCTGGGGTTATTTTACAATCGAAAATATTAACAGCTTTGGGTCACATTGAAGAAGCAGCAGTGGTTTTACGAATGGCTATAAAAGATCTGAAACAACATCTTTCCCCTCGCTGGGAAAGATTGCTAGAGGCTGCACATATTCGAATTTTACTCTCGCAAGGACTTGTAAATAGTGGAGATGAATGGCTTGCGAAAAGTCATATTAGCACAACAGATAAGCCTAATGTCACTAGGGAATATGAACAAATCACACTCGCACGTATACTGATGGCGCGTCAAGCGTTCAACGAAGCGATCCCTTGGCTTAATAAGCTGTTAAGTGAGGCTAGGCGAACGGATCGAATGGGCAGTCAGATCGAGATTTTGTTGCTGCTTGCTGTGTCTTATGAAATTCTAAGTAAGAATAGTCAGGCATTTGAGGCGTTAGAACAGGCCCTTAAGCTTGCTGAGCCGGAGGGTTATATCCGTATTTTTCTTGACGAAGGTGTGCCACTTACCCGATTGCTGCAACGCTATTTATCGGAGCGGAGCACAACTTCTGATGTTGATTATGTTCATCAATTGCTACAGTCATATCAGCTCGAGCCGTTATATAATTTTACTTCTAAGGCTATGAGAACGTCGGATTCTTCTATAGCGTTTCATTTTACAAAAAGAGAGTTAGAGCTCATGTTTTTCATAGTCGAAGGTCTTTCTAATGATGAAATTGCAAGCCGGTTATTCCTTTCTCCAGGCACGGTCAAGAGATACATTCACAATATTTATCAGAAATTAGACGTTAAAAATCGTGTACAAGCCGTTTCTAAGATCAGAGAACATCAATTGCTATAG
- a CDS encoding GNAT family N-acetyltransferase, with amino-acid sequence MQLKGWSEDEISYELSNDYSIRKAETDEWGIYCSIYYNIQYIGFFREEGFDSTQRNAFWIFKGESKIGGVRMDPNRIYHLFVIPPFNDTFMVLKLLKKLLIYWSDRTKPIKTFEVLPDQVNLFARAGFWPDEFRCRWMQRPTDHFEVEWNEEFRIESPQIEDDEMGAKRFVLEEQIAECNYASFAGSLEATRRKKFSYEDFVPSEEPNYTNEALLTASTLVYDQRSGQLIANCLLGLQGDYAAVYSIGVIPDFRGKGLATLMLKRGLHLLKDKYPLLRLYVMEGNDAESVYTNLGFVPGVQEIQSMYIPVND; translated from the coding sequence ATGCAATTAAAGGGATGGTCTGAGGACGAAATATCCTATGAGTTAAGTAATGATTATTCTATACGTAAGGCTGAAACTGATGAATGGGGAATTTACTGTTCCATTTATTATAATATCCAATATATTGGTTTTTTTAGAGAGGAAGGGTTTGATTCTACCCAAAGAAATGCTTTCTGGATCTTTAAAGGTGAGTCGAAAATAGGTGGTGTAAGGATGGATCCTAATCGGATTTATCATTTATTTGTTATTCCACCGTTTAACGATACATTTATGGTGCTGAAACTACTAAAAAAGCTTTTGATATATTGGTCAGATCGAACTAAGCCGATAAAAACCTTTGAGGTTCTACCGGATCAAGTGAATTTATTTGCGCGGGCAGGGTTTTGGCCTGATGAGTTCAGATGTCGCTGGATGCAGCGTCCTACAGATCATTTCGAGGTGGAATGGAACGAAGAATTTAGGATTGAAAGTCCACAGATCGAAGATGATGAGATGGGGGCTAAACGATTTGTTCTTGAAGAACAAATTGCCGAATGCAACTATGCTAGCTTTGCAGGAAGTTTAGAAGCAACCAGAAGAAAGAAATTCTCCTATGAAGATTTTGTACCTAGTGAAGAACCTAATTATACAAATGAAGCATTACTTACGGCGTCAACTCTTGTGTATGATCAGAGATCGGGACAGTTAATTGCAAATTGTCTCTTGGGATTACAAGGAGATTACGCTGCAGTTTACAGCATTGGGGTAATACCCGATTTTAGAGGTAAAGGGTTAGCGACACTCATGTTGAAAAGAGGACTTCATCTCCTTAAAGATAAGTATCCACTCCTAAGATTATATGTCATGGAAGGGAATGACGCAGAGTCTGTTTATACCAATCTAGGATTTGTTCCAGGTGTGCAAGAGATACAGAGTATGTATATTCCTGTGAATGATTAA
- a CDS encoding GNAT family N-acetyltransferase, translating into MSDYPLISDYKHNQKYRESFNTLAKMIFGIDFTPWIEHRGWNDKYICYSFIDQDQVIANASINIMTIVLNQTEYQAIQIGTVMTHPDYRMQGLSRKLIDHIIAKYEHEYDFIYLFANDSALDFYPKFGFERMQESSFSIKAAYFRNQTSKTHSMRRLSMNNSDDFTLLKQFAEERIPVSSILSVIENKHQLLFYFILPFHDSFYYIEEADVVVIFRHEDQQLHIFDILSTTSIDINAILHSIISPETEVIHFYFTPDCAIDHLETELIPQSEDTLFMRPLLKELPKHFMFPITSHA; encoded by the coding sequence ATGAGCGATTACCCATTGATCAGTGATTATAAACATAACCAAAAATATAGAGAAAGCTTCAATACTCTAGCCAAAATGATCTTTGGAATCGATTTTACACCTTGGATTGAACATAGGGGCTGGAATGACAAATATATTTGTTATTCCTTTATTGATCAGGATCAGGTGATAGCAAATGCGTCCATAAATATAATGACAATTGTTTTAAATCAAACAGAATATCAAGCCATTCAAATCGGCACCGTAATGACACACCCTGACTATCGCATGCAAGGACTATCCAGAAAATTAATAGATCATATTATTGCTAAATACGAGCATGAATATGACTTCATTTACTTATTTGCAAATGACAGCGCCTTGGACTTTTATCCTAAATTCGGATTTGAACGTATGCAAGAAAGTAGCTTTTCGATAAAGGCTGCTTATTTTAGAAATCAAACGTCTAAAACCCACTCTATGCGTCGCTTATCTATGAATAACTCCGATGATTTTACCTTGTTAAAACAATTCGCAGAAGAAAGAATACCTGTTTCCTCTATACTCAGTGTGATAGAGAATAAACATCAGCTGCTGTTTTATTTTATCCTCCCTTTCCATGATTCCTTTTATTATATCGAAGAGGCTGACGTTGTAGTGATCTTTAGACATGAGGATCAGCAGCTTCATATTTTTGATATCTTAAGCACTACAAGTATAGATATCAACGCCATATTGCATAGCATTATATCTCCTGAAACTGAGGTTATCCATTTTTATTTCACACCAGATTGTGCAATAGATCACTTGGAGACAGAATTAATTCCCCAGAGTGAGGATACGTTATTTATGCGTCCACTTTTAAAAGAACTACCTAAACATTTCATGTTTCCCATAACCTCACATGCCTAG
- a CDS encoding GNAT family N-acetyltransferase, which yields MREIDYSNYYWKDEKIRLRSIQEGDWEGYYTNRFDTPARRLLQCAVELPPTIAEAKNFAETYAEFSSNRLMFTIEDLHGENVGGVNLNSIDEKNGTFSIGVQVEKDHRGKGYGTRAITILLKYAFFERRLNKFNECALEGNEGSIAMLKKVGCVQEGVRRKVIYTNGRYYDLILFGLTKDEFMERNGME from the coding sequence ATGAGAGAAATAGATTACAGTAATTATTATTGGAAAGACGAGAAAATTAGATTGCGATCTATTCAAGAAGGGGATTGGGAAGGTTATTACACGAATCGTTTCGACACTCCAGCGAGGCGACTCTTACAGTGTGCTGTTGAATTACCGCCCACAATTGCCGAAGCCAAAAATTTTGCAGAGACTTATGCTGAATTCTCATCTAATAGACTAATGTTTACGATCGAAGATTTGCATGGCGAGAATGTAGGAGGAGTAAATCTTAACAGCATTGACGAGAAAAATGGTACGTTCAGTATTGGCGTGCAAGTGGAAAAAGATCATCGAGGTAAAGGATATGGAACGAGAGCTATAACGATCCTCTTAAAGTATGCTTTTTTCGAACGACGACTAAATAAATTCAATGAATGTGCGCTGGAAGGCAATGAAGGTTCTATAGCGATGTTAAAGAAAGTCGGCTGCGTTCAAGAGGGCGTGCGGCGGAAGGTCATTTACACGAATGGACGATATTATGATTTGATTTTATTTGGATTAACGAAGGATGAGTTTATGGAGAGGAACGGCATGGAATAG
- a CDS encoding helix-turn-helix transcriptional regulator, whose amino-acid sequence MAFMIAQRAFIKVYLITMVEQHRGYGYQMLEDLRRDFKAHGYSPPQSEIYRALHELVQQGILYRTKQLKGNDPKVDFQEIVLYHFTSDGEEKAKLYKKQVKTDLDRCLGILNKAVADNF is encoded by the coding sequence ATGGCGTTTATGATTGCTCAACGGGCTTTTATCAAGGTGTATCTTATCACAATGGTAGAACAACACCGCGGTTATGGATATCAAATGCTTGAGGATTTACGTCGAGATTTCAAGGCACATGGATATTCCCCCCCACAAAGCGAAATCTATCGTGCCCTGCATGAGCTGGTACAGCAAGGAATTTTATATCGTACTAAACAGCTAAAAGGGAATGATCCGAAGGTGGATTTTCAAGAAATCGTCTTATATCATTTTACTTCTGATGGAGAAGAGAAAGCTAAGCTATATAAGAAGCAGGTGAAGACAGATCTTGATCGCTGTCTAGGTATTTTGAACAAGGCGGTTGCGGATAACTTCTAG
- a CDS encoding DivIVA domain-containing protein: protein MDEHMKRRLDKQRKLFSQLGITLDALTIHEKEFSMKLRGYDAEEVDTFLDSVIKDYERFYATIADLMDKWQEQQLEMRELKSETKATEVIQVPVLRGIDPKELEEVILRLETNVRQLKDKLPQIESYL from the coding sequence ATGGATGAACATATGAAACGTCGATTGGACAAACAACGCAAGCTCTTCAGCCAACTTGGCATCACTCTTGATGCTCTAACCATACATGAAAAAGAATTCAGTATGAAGCTTCGTGGTTACGATGCGGAAGAAGTAGATACTTTTCTAGATAGCGTAATCAAAGATTATGAGCGTTTTTATGCGACAATCGCTGATCTGATGGATAAATGGCAAGAGCAACAACTGGAGATGCGCGAATTAAAGTCAGAAACCAAAGCTACTGAAGTCATTCAAGTTCCTGTACTTCGAGGCATCGATCCAAAGGAATTAGAAGAAGTCATTTTAAGATTGGAAACCAATGTCCGTCAGCTTAAAGATAAGCTTCCCCAAATCGAAAGCTATTTATAA
- a CDS encoding PRD domain-containing protein, which produces MSLSREIEQFQVQRVIGNNVVMVQGSKNGKEYVIIGKGIGFAVKGSGVIEGNDPRIEKLFRLEDREAWSQYQILLEDIDPKVMRITDEIIADIQSQFPDKLNDKIYLALPSHIQFTIYRLRNGMDIINPFLQETKMSFPKEFDIAYKASEKINAEFQVQIPEDEVGFLTYHVYSAVSNVSVGQLVKASNIVSELLDMIQQERNITFEHGSMNHIRLMIHLRFSLERILKGSLIDNPFVKHIKKEYKEEYKLSQKLGKVMQRSLGVEIPEEELCFLAMHLHRLFQTLVKQN; this is translated from the coding sequence ATGAGCTTGTCGCGGGAGATCGAGCAATTTCAAGTACAGCGTGTGATTGGGAACAACGTTGTAATGGTTCAGGGAAGCAAGAACGGCAAGGAATATGTCATCATTGGCAAAGGCATTGGTTTTGCTGTGAAAGGTTCAGGGGTGATTGAAGGGAACGATCCTCGTATTGAGAAATTGTTTCGTCTAGAAGACCGCGAAGCCTGGAGCCAGTATCAAATATTGCTGGAAGACATAGATCCCAAAGTGATGAGAATAACTGATGAAATAATTGCTGATATCCAAAGTCAATTTCCTGACAAATTAAACGACAAGATTTATCTGGCACTCCCGAGCCATATTCAGTTCACCATTTACCGTCTGCGCAACGGGATGGATATTATTAATCCTTTTTTACAAGAAACTAAGATGTCTTTTCCGAAGGAATTTGATATCGCTTACAAGGCATCAGAGAAAATCAATGCTGAATTTCAGGTGCAAATTCCCGAAGACGAGGTTGGATTCCTTACTTATCATGTGTACTCCGCGGTTAGTAATGTATCGGTGGGTCAGTTAGTAAAAGCATCCAATATTGTGAGTGAACTTTTAGACATGATTCAGCAAGAACGTAATATAACTTTTGAACATGGAAGTATGAACCATATTCGGTTAATGATCCATTTACGGTTTTCGCTGGAACGTATTTTGAAAGGATCACTAATAGATAATCCTTTTGTGAAACATATTAAGAAGGAATATAAAGAGGAATACAAGTTATCTCAAAAGCTCGGGAAAGTGATGCAAAGATCACTTGGAGTAGAAATTCCAGAAGAAGAGCTATGTTTCCTGGCGATGCATCTACATCGATTATTTCAAACCTTAGTGAAACAAAATTAA
- a CDS encoding PTS sugar transporter subunit IIA, which produces MFSKWKSKKEEKPTGHTIEIMAPISGEAVSLSEVPEETFAGGHMGSGIAIRPSEGILKAPFDGTVAHIVKSSHAVILEHSSGVQLLLHIGIDTVSLKGNGFVSHISSGDQVKAGQTLIEFDLDVIRAAGCDTISPVIVTSTEETPPKVNGHYGQVTAGQDLVLTVASK; this is translated from the coding sequence ATGTTTTCCAAATGGAAATCAAAAAAAGAAGAGAAACCTACTGGACATACAATTGAAATCATGGCACCAATCAGCGGAGAAGCCGTTTCATTATCAGAAGTTCCTGAAGAAACCTTTGCTGGTGGTCATATGGGGAGCGGTATTGCAATCAGACCTTCCGAAGGGATCTTAAAAGCTCCTTTTGATGGCACGGTTGCTCATATCGTGAAATCAAGTCATGCAGTTATTTTGGAACATTCCTCCGGTGTGCAATTGTTGTTACATATCGGAATCGATACTGTCAGCCTTAAGGGCAACGGATTTGTCAGTCATATTTCCTCTGGAGATCAAGTGAAGGCAGGTCAAACCCTAATCGAATTTGATCTGGATGTAATTCGCGCAGCAGGTTGTGACACAATTTCGCCTGTAATCGTGACTAGTACGGAAGAAACACCACCTAAAGTGAACGGACATTATGGTCAGGTTACAGCTGGACAGGATCTGGTTCTTACAGTGGCTTCAAAGTAA
- the nagE gene encoding N-acetylglucosamine-specific PTS transporter subunit IIBC, whose product MLAFLQKLGKSLMLPVATMPAAAILQGFGLLNYEKDLHLGATVGGFLNQYFAPFLNAGANAIFGNLALIFAVGVAIGFAKDAVAALSAVIAYMVLTKILAVVPLQFSFINDDVVLNMGVLGGIFAGAWAAFLYKKYHNIKMPDWLGFFAGKRFVPIITAASTMVLAVLIGMIWSPIQDVISDFGNWVVSLGAVGAFIFGTANRLLIPIGLHHVLNTIAWFQIGDFTNAAGELVHGDLYRFFAGDKTAGMFMTGFFPIMMFALPGAALAFIHTAKPEKRKMVASIFIGSAIASFLTGITEPLEFSFMFLAPLLYLVHALLTGFSMALMYILDVKLGFGFSAGLIDYLVNMKLSTNAWVLIPVGLAFFVLYYVLFRFIITKFKLKTPGREDDDDALAPTGGNATGSAVSSKAAQILEHIGGPSNIENIDACITRLRLIVKDEKAVKDSALKQLGASGVMRLGQGAVQIVFGPKSEQYKEEIEKLL is encoded by the coding sequence ATGTTGGCTTTTCTACAAAAACTAGGTAAGTCGCTTATGCTTCCAGTTGCTACTATGCCCGCGGCAGCTATTCTTCAAGGGTTTGGTTTGCTTAACTATGAAAAAGATTTGCATCTAGGAGCCACGGTAGGGGGATTCTTGAACCAATATTTTGCTCCATTCCTAAATGCCGGTGCAAATGCAATCTTCGGAAATCTTGCTTTGATCTTTGCGGTAGGGGTCGCAATTGGATTCGCTAAGGATGCCGTTGCTGCCTTGTCAGCAGTAATTGCATACATGGTGTTAACTAAGATTCTGGCTGTTGTACCTCTTCAGTTCTCCTTCATCAATGATGATGTAGTATTGAATATGGGTGTGCTCGGAGGTATATTTGCCGGTGCATGGGCAGCATTCCTATATAAGAAATATCACAATATCAAGATGCCAGATTGGCTTGGGTTCTTTGCAGGTAAACGATTTGTTCCGATCATTACGGCAGCATCCACGATGGTCCTTGCAGTATTAATTGGGATGATCTGGAGCCCTATACAAGATGTAATTAGTGATTTCGGAAACTGGGTTGTGTCCTTGGGAGCAGTTGGAGCTTTCATCTTCGGTACAGCTAACCGCTTATTGATTCCGATCGGACTTCACCACGTACTGAATACGATTGCTTGGTTCCAAATTGGTGACTTTACAAATGCAGCAGGCGAATTGGTACACGGTGACTTATACCGCTTCTTCGCTGGAGATAAAACGGCTGGGATGTTTATGACTGGATTCTTCCCAATCATGATGTTTGCGCTTCCAGGTGCAGCTCTTGCATTTATTCATACCGCTAAACCAGAAAAACGTAAAATGGTTGCTTCCATCTTTATCGGTTCTGCCATTGCTTCTTTCTTAACAGGGATTACAGAACCACTTGAGTTCTCCTTTATGTTCTTGGCACCACTATTGTACTTGGTGCATGCTTTGTTAACAGGTTTCTCCATGGCTTTAATGTACATTCTAGATGTTAAGCTTGGTTTCGGTTTCTCTGCAGGTTTGATCGATTACCTAGTGAACATGAAGCTATCCACCAATGCATGGGTTCTTATCCCTGTAGGTCTTGCCTTCTTCGTTCTGTACTATGTGTTGTTCCGTTTTATCATCACGAAGTTCAAGCTTAAGACGCCTGGTCGAGAAGATGATGATGATGCGCTTGCACCAACTGGCGGTAACGCAACAGGTTCAGCTGTTTCTTCCAAGGCTGCTCAAATTCTTGAGCACATTGGTGGACCTTCAAATATCGAGAATATCGATGCTTGTATTACACGCCTTCGTCTGATCGTTAAAGACGAGAAAGCAGTTAAAGATTCCGCGCTGAAGCAACTCGGTGCTTCTGGGGTCATGAGACTTGGTCAAGGTGCTGTACAAATTGTATTTGGTCCGAAATCGGAGCAATACAAAGAGGAAATCGAGAAGTTACTATAA
- a CDS encoding sigma-70 family RNA polymerase sigma factor, producing MEIPESEIFKAIFYEHYPVVRRKLAALVRDESAADDLAQEVFLRLYRNPPDDPAALGAWLHRVLTRIGYDYLDKKARERRLQNKQEQLYDASESPPSGEEIILSKLDQEDVHVWLNELPERDRQALLLRYSGYSYVEIAGELGVRPPVVGTLLHRATEKLRQNATKAIPQTK from the coding sequence ATGGAAATTCCGGAATCTGAAATTTTTAAAGCAATATTTTACGAACATTATCCTGTTGTCCGACGTAAGCTTGCCGCTTTGGTACGCGATGAATCGGCAGCGGATGATTTGGCTCAAGAAGTTTTTCTAAGATTGTACCGTAATCCACCAGATGATCCAGCAGCGCTGGGTGCCTGGCTTCATAGAGTCCTTACCCGTATTGGATATGATTATCTGGACAAAAAAGCGAGGGAACGGCGACTGCAGAATAAACAAGAGCAGCTATATGATGCTAGTGAATCTCCGCCTTCAGGTGAAGAAATCATTCTAAGTAAGCTAGATCAGGAGGATGTACATGTCTGGCTGAATGAATTGCCTGAAAGAGACAGACAGGCGCTTCTCCTACGCTACTCAGGGTACAGCTACGTGGAAATCGCGGGAGAGCTTGGAGTAAGGCCTCCAGTAGTAGGAACCTTGCTCCACCGAGCGACAGAGAAATTAAGACAGAATGCAACGAAGGCGATACCCCAGACAAAGTAG
- a CDS encoding ABC transporter ATP-binding protein, with protein sequence MSTAAIEAKSLTKEFDNGRGCRDVSISVGKGEAFGFLGPNGAGKSTFVKMLVGLIHPSSGSGSLFGHKIGSLGAKALIGYLPELYRYQEWLTGEEVVRLHARLCGMQRSVADKRIPQLLDEVGIGKRGRDRVKHYSKGMQQRLGLACALINEPAIVFLDEPSSALDPIGRQEVRRILQNLKEKGVTIFLNSHLLEDVEVLCDRMALLNNGVILRHGKVSEMLNKRMSWHFKVGGYAPILLSWLNENTGLQIRVSSHTEEKLINGLENLQSLQSIDRSTVWLEAELESEEQVGWLNTLIVEQGMTLYEVSRKKERLEEWFMDAVSGLSHRGEQE encoded by the coding sequence ATGAGTACTGCAGCAATTGAAGCTAAGTCCCTAACCAAGGAATTTGATAACGGGCGCGGTTGTCGAGATGTAAGTATTAGTGTAGGGAAAGGGGAAGCCTTTGGCTTCCTCGGCCCTAATGGTGCAGGTAAAAGCACCTTTGTGAAAATGCTAGTAGGACTTATTCATCCATCAAGCGGTAGTGGGAGCCTATTCGGGCATAAGATTGGTTCCTTGGGAGCAAAAGCACTTATCGGCTATTTGCCAGAATTGTATCGTTATCAGGAATGGCTGACGGGTGAGGAGGTTGTGAGGCTGCATGCAAGATTATGCGGAATGCAACGGTCTGTAGCAGATAAGAGGATTCCACAACTACTGGATGAGGTTGGAATTGGTAAGCGTGGACGAGATCGAGTAAAGCATTATTCTAAGGGAATGCAGCAAAGATTGGGGTTGGCTTGTGCACTTATAAATGAACCGGCTATTGTTTTTTTGGATGAGCCCTCATCGGCACTAGATCCAATTGGACGTCAGGAAGTCCGGCGTATATTACAGAACCTAAAAGAAAAAGGAGTTACGATATTTCTAAACTCTCATTTGTTAGAGGATGTTGAAGTACTTTGTGACCGAATGGCGTTACTGAATAATGGGGTTATTCTCCGGCATGGCAAAGTGTCCGAGATGCTGAACAAGCGTATGAGCTGGCATTTTAAAGTAGGCGGCTATGCGCCTATTTTATTGTCATGGCTAAATGAGAACACAGGCTTGCAGATTCGGGTGTCTTCCCATACCGAAGAAAAGTTGATAAACGGGTTAGAAAATCTGCAATCTCTGCAATCGATAGACAGAAGTACGGTTTGGTTGGAGGCAGAGCTGGAAAGTGAAGAGCAGGTGGGGTGGTTAAATACATTAATTGTAGAACAAGGGATGACCTTATATGAAGTTTCACGCAAGAAAGAACGTCTGGAAGAGTGGTTTATGGATGCTGTATCCGGACTAAGCCACAGAGGTGAACAGGAATGA